One window of the Solanum stenotomum isolate F172 chromosome 11, ASM1918654v1, whole genome shotgun sequence genome contains the following:
- the LOC125846126 gene encoding endoribonuclease Dicer homolog 2-like: MEPTDVAVSENQQLSADPLPFARSYQLEALETALKQNTIVYLETGSGKTLIAIMLLRSYAYLLRKPSPYIAVFLVPTVVLVTQQGDALMLHTDLKVGKYWGEMGVDYWDAAAWQQQVDDHEVLVMTPAILLAALRHSFLQIDMIKVIIFDECHNARGKHPYASIMVEFYHHQLTHESAQLPRIFGMTASPIKSKGASTAHSYWQKIRDLENLMNSKVYTCSSESVLAEYIPFSNPKLKIYEHVDIPCTLFNTLAQDLERLREKHECSISKSNLSSMSAGSARRRLSKLYLAFLFCLSEMGVWLAFKAAEFLSFEENDFFSWGEFDACAQTIVRDFSLGASKIFSARLPSGPHWSIGGDIQANADAGYLSSKVNCLLESLLEYRDRKDLRCIIFVERIVTAIVLRSLLNELLPERSGWRTEYTAGHISVLQSQSRKNQNKIVEEFRKGLVNIIVATSILEEGLDVQSCNLVIRFDPSATVCSFIQSRGRARMQNSDFLLMVKDGDDPTLTRMQNYMASGEIMRQESLRHASIPCSPLDDELYDEPRYKVESTGAVVTLSSSVSLLYFYCSRLPSDGYFKPNPRCVIDKETGTCTLQLPKSSPLQRVITVQGNRKILKQLACLEACKELHHVGALTDNLVPDIVEEETINKELECQIHTVEESKYFPPELVSHCSNDSEAVYYCYLVEMQHASYNDFQLHGIILAVRTRLKCDGEILAFDLDIDRRGLLQVQLNYSKVVTLTAEEIRRCQRFQVSVFRILLDRDLSILQDALAAVQSPIGSAVSDYLLLPSLGSTPEINWKCVNSLLFPSQVLGDKHMDWCSTQDSKRSVNTKTGEVCSCMLENSLVFTPHNGHIYCITGFLDKLDCNSLLGMRTGESITYTEYYKKRHGINICFEEEPLLRGKHICKVHNYLQRSRTQKAKDSTDSSVELPPELCSLIMSPLSISTLNAYSYVPSIMHRIESLVMASNLKRMHLDHCTLNVPIPTTKILEAMTTKKCLEKFHLESLETLGDSFLKYAASIKLFKTYENHHEGLLTVKKTQIISNAALCKLGCARKIPGFIRNEPFDLKAWIIPGDNSQVHSFNEELLTSSDKMYSRVKQKIKSKRVADVVEALIGAYLSSGGEVAALSFMKWLGVDINFVDAHAPMSRHFPMNAEKLVNVRYLESLLHYKFNDPSLLVEALTHGSYMLPEIPRCYQRLEFLGDAVLDYVVTAHLYSKYPGLTPGLITDLRSASVNNECYAQSAVKAGLHKHILHASQDLQRQICSTVEDFEKLNLVSTFGWEAETTFPKVLGDVIESLGGAIFVDSGFDKDTTFQCIRPLLEPLVTPQTLKPHPVRELTELCDQKGYIKKKDVVCRENGIAYITVEVEANGVIHKNTCSGRDKLMARKVASKNVLKSLKECPSNA; encoded by the exons ATGGAGCCAACTGATGTTGCAGTCTCTGAAAACCAACAGCTCTCTGCTGACCCTCTGCCTTTTGCAAGAAG TTATCAGTTGGAAGCTCTGGAGACAGCATTAAAGCAGAACACCATTGTTTACTTAGAGACTGGTTCTGGAAAGACCTTGATTGCAATTATGCTTCTTAGAAGCTATGCTTACCTTCTTCGAAAGCCTTCTCCGTACATAGCTGTTTTCTTGGTCCCGACTGTTGTTCTGGTGACTCAG CAAGGAGATGCTCTGATGTTGCATACCGACTTAAAAGTGGGCAAATATTGGGGAGAAATGGGTGTTGATTATTGGGATGCTGCTGCATGGCAACAACAAGTGGACGATCATGAG GTACTTGTTATGACTCCGGCAATACTACTTGCTGCTTTGAGGCACAGCTTTTTACAAATAGACATGATAAAAGTTATAATATTTGATGAGTGCCACAATGCACGAGGCAAACACCCCTATGCCAGCATAATGGTG GAGTTTTATCATCACCAATTAACCCATGAGAGCGCACAACTTCCAAGAATATTTGGGATGACTGCTTCCCCTATAAAGTCTAAAG GTGCTAGCACGGCACATAGTTATTGGCAAAAGATTCGTGACCTCGAGAATCTTATGAATTCCAAG GTATACACGTGTAGCAGTGAATCTGTTCTGGCAGAGTATATCCCATTCTCAAATCCGAAGTTGAAGATATATGAACATGTGGATATTCCTTGCACATTGTTTAATACTTTAGCTCAGGACCTTGAAAGGTTGAGAGAAAAG CATGAATGTTCGATTTCAAAGTCAAACCTGTCTTCTATGAGTGCTGGATCTGCAAGAAGACGTTTATCAAAACTTTACTTGgctttcttattttgtttgagtgAGATGGGTGTGTGGCTGGCTTTCAAG GCAGCTGAGTTCTTGTcctttgaagaaaatgatttctTTTCATGGGGAGAATTCGATGCATGTGCTCAGACAATCGTTAGAGATTTTAGTTTGGGTGCATCTAAGATTTTCTCGGCTCGCTTACCTTCAG GCCCACATTGGTCAATTGGTGGTGATATTCAGGCAAATGCGGATGCTGGATATTTGTCATCCAAAGTTAATTGTCTTCTAGAGTCTCTTCTCGAGTACAG GGACCGAAAGGATTTGAGATGCATCATATTTGTTGAGAGAATTGTTACAGCCATTGTTCTTCGGTCTCTACTAAATGAGTTGCTTCCGGAACGAAGTGGTTGGAGAACTGAGTACACAGCAGGGCATATTTCTGTTCTCCAGTCACAGAgtagaaaaaatcaaaataaaattgttgaagaatttcGCAAGGGGTTG GTGAACATTATTGTAGCGACATCTATTCTTGAAGAGGGCTTGGATGTTCAAAGTTGCAACCTTGTGATTCGATTTGATCCATCAGCTACTGTTTGTAGCTTTATACAATCACGTGGACGAGCTCGAATGCAAAACTCCGACTTTCTTCTGATGGTCAAAGA TGGGGATGATCCAACCCTTACTCGCATGCAAAACTATATGGCTAGTGGAGAGATCATGCGGCAAGAATCATTACGTCATGCTTCTATTCCATGTTCACCTCTAGATGATGAATTGTATGATGAGCCTCGCTACAAAGTTGAAAGCACAGGAGCAGTTGTCACCCTCAGTTCTAGCGTGTCATTGTTATACTTCTATTGCTCAAGGCTACCGTCGGATGG GTACTTTAAACCCAATCCTAGGTGTGTGATTGATAAGGAAACAGGAACCTGCACGCTACAACTTCCCAAAAGTTCACCACTGCAAAGAGTTATTACTGTACAGGGGAATAGAAAAATACTGAAGCAACTTGCATGCCTGGAAGCTTGTAAAGAACTTCATCATGTGGGTGCCTTGACTGACAATCTTGTTCCTGATATTGTGGAGGAAGAAACCATCAACAAAGAATTGG AATGTCAAATCCATACTGTTGAAGAATCAAAATACTTTCCACCAGAATTGGTTAGTCATTGCAGCAATGATTCAGAAGCAGTGTACTACTGCTACCTAGTTGAGATGCAACATGCCTCTTACAACGACTTCCAGCTTCATGGGATTATACTTGCTGTTAGGACAAGGCTCAAGTGTGATGGTGAAATACTGGCATTTGACTTGGACATTGATAGGAGGGGACTCTTGCAAGTTCAACTTAATTATAGTAAAGTTGTTACACTTACTGCTGAAGAG ATTCGACGGTGTCAGAGGTTTCAAGTCAGTGTCTTCAGAATTCTTCTTGACCGTGATCTGAGTATACTGCAGGACGCTTTGGCTGCAGTTCAATCGCCTATTGGTTCTGCAGTTTCTGATTATCTTTTGCTCCCATCTTTGGGTAGTACCCCTGAAATAAATTGGAAATGTGTGAATTCTTTGCTGTTTCCTTCTCAAGTTCTTGGGGATAAGCATATGGATTGGTGTTCTACTCAAGATAGCAAACGCAGTGTGAACACCAAAACTGGGGAGGTATGTAGCTGCATGTTGGAGAATTCTTTGGTCTTTACACCTCATAATGGCCATATATACTGCATTACCGGTTTTTTGGATAAGTTGGATTGCAACTCATTGTTGGGTATGAGAACTGGAGAATCCATTACCTACACAGAATACTACAAAAAGCG GCATGGGATCAACATATGCTTTGAAGAAGAACCACTTCTTAGGGGAAAACATATTTGTAAAGTGCACAATTACCTTCAGAGAAGCAGAACTCAGAAGGCTAAAG ATTCAACTGATTCATCTGTCGAGTTGCCTCCTGAACTTTGTTCCCTCATCATGTCACCTCTCTCTATTTCTACCCTTAATGCTTATTCATATGTTCCTTCGATCATGCATCGGATTGAGTCCTTGGTTATGGCCTCAAACTTGAAAAGAATGCATTTGGATCACTGCACACTAAATGTTCCTATTCCAACCACTAAG attttgGAAGCAATGACAACGAAGAAATGTCTCGAGAAGTTTCATTTGGAATCACTTGAGACACTAGGAGACTCTTTTCTCAAATATGCTGCCAGTATAAAGCTGTTCAAGACTTACGAAAATCATCATGAGGGTCTTCTCACCGTTAAGAAAACTCAGATTATTTCCAATGCTGCACTATGCAAGCTTGGATGTGCTCGTAAAATACCG GGATTTATCCGTAATGAACCATTTGATCTTAAAGCATGGATCATTCCTGGTGataattctcaagttcacaGCTTCAATGAAGAGCTCCTAACGTCCTCAGATAAAATGTATAGTAGGGTAAAACAGAAGATTAAAAGTAAGAGAGTAGCTGATGTGGTTGAGGCACTAATAGGTGCCTACCTCAGCTCGGGTGGGGAAGTAGCCGCTTTGTCATTTATGAAATGGCTTGGAGTGGACATCAATTTTGTTGATGCACATGCACCTATGTCAAGGCACTTTCCCATGAATGCCGAGAAGCTAGTTAATGTCAGATATTTGGAATCCCTGCTACATTACAAGTTCAATGATCCTTCTCTGCTTGTTGAAGCGCTAACTCATGGATCTTACATGCTACCGGAGATTCCACGATGCTATCAG CGCTTGGAATTTCTTGGAGATGCAGTGCTCGATTATGTTGTTACAGCACATCTCTATTCGAAATATCCGGGACTGACTCCAGGACTAATTACTGATTTGAGGTCTGCCTCCGTAAACAACGAATGCTATGCTCAATCTGCAGTTAAGGCTGGCCTGCACAAGCACATTCTTCATGCCTCGCAAGATCTGCAAAGGCAGATATGTAGTACTGTTGAGGATTTCGAGAAATTGAACCTTGTCTCCACTTTCGGATGGGAGGCTGAAACTACTTTCCCAAAG GTGCTTGGAGATGTTATTGAGTCCCTTGGTGGTGCGATCTTTGTTGATTCTGGCTTCGACAAAGATACTACATTTCAGTGCATACGACCTCTTTTGGAACCGTTGGTTACACCTCAGACATTAAAGCCCCATCCAGTAAGAGAGTTAACTGAACTATGTGACCAGAAAGGTTATATAAAGAAGAAGGATGTCGTCTGTCGTGAGAATGGTATAGCTTATATTACAGTAGAGGTTGAAGCAAATGGCGTTATTCACAAGAACACATGCTCGGGACGAGATAAACTAATGGCCAGGAAGGTGGCTAGCAAAAATGTGCTCAAGTCTCTGAAAGAATGTCCATCCAATGCTTAA
- the LOC125846128 gene encoding endoribonuclease Dicer homolog 2-like, with protein sequence MEPTDVAVSENQHLSADPLPFARSYQLEALEIALKQNTIVYLETGSGKTLIAIMLLRSYAYLLRKPSRYIAVFLVPTVVLVTQQGDALMMHTDLKVGKYCGKMGVDYWNAATWQQQVDDHEVLVMIPAILHAALRHSFLQMDMIKVIIFDECHNARGKHPYASIMMEFYHHQLTRENAQLPRIFGMTASPIKSKASSTADSYWQKIRDLENLMHSKVHTCSSESVLAEYIPFSNPKLKIYEHVDIPCTLFHTLVHDLERLKEKHECSISQSNLSFMRDGSARRHLSELHSNFLFCLSEMGAWLAFKSCEENDLCSSDDACVRDFCLTASKIFSARLPSGPHWSIGGDIQANVDAGYLSSKVNCLLESLLEYRDRKNLRCIIFVERIITAIVLRSLLNELLPERTGWRTEVTTGRISMVKQNKIVEEFRKGLVNIIVATSILEEGLDVQSCNLIIRFDPPTTVCSFIQSRGRARMQNSDFLLMVRKGDDATLTRMQNYMASGEIMRQESLLHASIPCSLLYDELHDEPCYKVESTGAVVTLSSSVSLLYFYCSRLPSDGYFKPNPTCEIDEETGTCTLQLPKSSPLQGIISVQGDRKILKQLACLEACKKLHRVGALTDNLVPDIVEEETINKELECKIKIVEESLYYPSEFVSHCGNESEAVYYCYLVELQHDSYNDFQLHGIILAVRTKLKCDDEILAFDLDIDRRGRLQVQLNYSKVVIFTSEEIRRCQRFQVSVFRVLRDRDLSKLQDVLAAVQSPIGSSVSDYLLLPSVGTPPEINWKCVNFLLFPSQVLRDKHMNWCSTQGRKRNVNTITGVVCSCMLENSLVCTPHNGHIYCINGFLDNLDCNSLMGVRTEESITYREHFKKGYGINICFEEEPLLRGKNISKKAKDSSVELPPELCSLIISPLSISTLNTYSYVPLIMHRIESLIMASKLKRMHLDHCTLNVLIPTAKILEALTTKNCLEKFHLESLETLGDSFLKYAASIQLFKTYGNDHQGLLTVKRKQIISNAALCRLGCARKIPGFIRNEPFNLKAWIIPGDNSQVHSFDEEFLTSSDKMYSRVKQKIKSKRVADVVEALIGAYLSSGGEVAAFSFMKWLGVDINFVDAPISRHFPMKAEKPVNVRYLESLLHYKFNNPSLLVEALTHGSYMLPEIPRCYQRLEFLGDAVLDYVVTTHLYFQYPGLTPGLITDLRSASVNNECYALSAVKACLHKHILHDSQDLLRHIFSTVEDFKKLDLVSTFGWEVEATFPKVLADLIESLAGAIFVDSGFNEDTTFQSIRPLLEPLITPQTLKLHPARELSELCDQKGYIKKKNVDFRENGIVYITVEVEANGAIHKGTHSGRNEKIATKVASKKVLKSLKEYPYNA encoded by the exons ATGGAGCCAACAGATGTTGCAGTCTCTGAAAACCAACACCTTTCTGCTGACCCTTTGCCTTTTGCAAGAAG CTATCAGTTGGAAGCCCTTGAGATTGCATTAAAGCAGAACACAATTGTTTACTTGGAGACCGGTTCTGGAAAGACCTTGATTGCAATTATGCTTCTTAGAAGCTATGCTTACCTTCTTCGAAAGCCTTCTCGGTACATAGCTGTTTTCTTGGTCCCGACTGTTGTTCTAGTGACTCAG CAAGGAGATGCTCTGATGATGCATACCGACTTAAAAGTGGGCAAATATTGTGGAAAAATGGGTGTTGATTATTGGAATGCAGCTACGTGGCAACAACAAGTGGACGATCATGAG GTACTTGTTATGATACCGGCAATACTACATGCTGCTTTGAGGCACAGCTTTTTACAAATGGACATGATAAAAGTTATAATATTTGATGAGTGTCACAATGCACGAGGCAAGCACCCCTATGCCAGCATAATGATG GAATTTTATCATCACCAGTTAACCCGTGAGAACGCACAACTTCCAAGAATATTTGGGATGACTGCTTCCCCTATAAAGTCTAAAG CTTCTAGCACGGCAGATAGTTATTGGCAAAAGATTCGTGACCTCGAGAATCTCATGCATTCCAAG GTACACACGTGTAGCAGTGAATCTGTTCTGGCGGAGTATATCCCATTTTCAAATCCAAAGCTGAAAATATATGAACATGTGGATATTCCTTGCACATTGTTTCATACATTAGTTCATGACCTGGAAAGGTTGAAAGAAAAG CATGAATGTTCTATTTCACAGTCAAATCTGTCTTTTATGAGAGATGGATCTGCAAGAAGACATTTATCAGAACTTCATTCgaatttcttattttgtttgagtgAGATGGGTGCTTGGCTGGCTTTCAAG TCCTGTGAAGAAAATGATTTATGTTCGTCGGACGATGCATGTGTTAGAGATTTCTGTTTGACTGCATCTAAGATTTTCTCGGCTCGCTTACCTTCTG GACCACATTGGTCAATTGGAGGTGATATTCAGGCTAATGTGGATGCTGGATATTTGTCATCCAAAGTTAATTGTCTTCTAGAGTCTCTTCTCGAGTACAG GGACCGAAAGAATTTAAGATGCATCATATTTGTTGAGAGAATTATTACAGCCATTGTTCTTCGGTCTCTATTGAATGAGTTGCTTCCGGAACGAACTGGTTGGAGAACTGAGGTCACAACAGGGCGTATTTCTATggtcaaacaaaataaaattgttgaagaatttcGCAAGGGGTTG GTGAACATTATTGTAGCGACATCGATTCTTGAAGAGGGCTTGGATGTTCAAAGTTGCAACCTCATCATTAGATTTGATCCCCCAACTACTGTTTGTAGCTTTATACAATCACGTGGAAGAGCTCGAATGCAAAACTCCGACTTTCTTCTGATGGTCAGAAA AGGAGATGATGCAACCCTTACTCGCATGCAAAACTATATGGCTAGTGGGGAGATAATGCGGCAAGAATCATTACTCCATGCTTCTATTCCGTGCTCACTTCTATATGATGAATTGCATGATGAGCCTTGCTACAAAGTTGAAAGCACAGGAGCAGTTGTCACCCTCAGTTCTAGCGTGTCATTGTTATACTTCTATTGCTCAAGGCTACCGTCGGATGG GTACTTTAAACCCAATCCTACGTGTGAGATTGATGAGGAAACAGGAACCTGCACACTACAACTTCCCAAAAGCTCGCCACTGCAAGGAATTATTAGCGTACAGGGGgatagaaaaatattgaagCAACTTGCATGCCTGGAAGCTTGTAAAAAACTTCATCGTGTGGGTGCCTTGACTGACAATCTTGTTCCTGATATCGTGGAGGAAGAAACCATCAACAAAGAATTGG aatgtaaaataaaaattgttgaagaatcATTATACTATCCATCAGAATTTGTTAGTCATTGCGGCAATGAGTCAGAAGCAGTGTACTACTGCTACCTAGTTGAGTTGCAACATGACTCTTACAACGATTTCCAGCTTCATGGGATTATACTTGCTGTTAGGACAAAGCTCAAGTGTGATGATGAAATATTGGCATTTGACTTGGACATTGATAGGAGGGGACGCTTGCAAGTTCAACTTAATTATAGTAAAGTTGTTATATTTACTTCTGAAGAG ATTCGACGATGTCAGAGGTTTCAAGTCAGTGTCTTCAGAGTTCTTCGTGACCGTGATCTGAGTAAACTGCAGGATGTTTTGGCTGCTGTTCAATCACCTATTGGTTCTTCAGTTTCCGATTATCTGTTGCTCCCATCTGTGGGTACACCCCCTGAGATAAATTGGAAATGTGTGAATTTTTTGCTGTTTCCGTCTCAAGTTCTTCGGGATAAGCATATGAATTGGTGTTCTACTCAAGGTCGCAAACGCAATGTGAACACCATAACTGGGGTGGTATGTAGCTGCATGTTGGAGAACTCATTAGTATGTACACCTCATAATGGGCATATATACTGCATAAACGGTTTTTTGGATAATTTGGATTGCAACTCATTAATGGGTGTGAGAACTGAAGAATCTATTACCTACAGAGAACACTTCAAAAAGGG GTATGGGATCAACATATGCTTTGAAGAAGAACCACTTCTTAggggaaaaaatatttctaagaAAGCTAAAG ATTCATCTGTCGAATTGCCTCCTGAACTTTGTTCCCTCATCATCTCACCTCTCTCTATTTCTACCCTTAATACCTATTCATATGTTCCTTTGATTATGCATCGGATTGAGTCCTTGATTATGGCCTCAAAGTTGAAAAGAATGCATTTGGATCACTGCACACTGAATGTTCTTATTCCAACCGCCAAG attttgGAAGCATTGACAACGAAGAATTGCCTTGAGAAGTTTCATTTGGAATCACTTGAGACACTTGGGGACTCTTTTCTCAAATATGCTGCCAGTATACAGCTGTTCAAGACTTATGGAAATGATCATCAGGGTCTTCTCACCGTTAAGAGAAAACAAATCATTTCCAATGCTGCACTATGCAGGCTTGGATGTGCTCGTAAAATACCG GGATTTATCCGTAATGAGCCATTCAATCTTAAAGCATGGATCATTCCTGGTGataattctcaagttcacaGCTTCGACGAAGAGTTCCTAACGTCCTCAGATAAAATGTATAGTAGGGTAAAACAGAAGATTAAAAGTAAGAGAGTGGCTGATGTGGTCGAGGCACTAATAGGTGCCTACCTCAGCTCGGGTGGGGAAGTAGCGGCTTTCTCATTTATGAAATGGCTTGGGGTGGACATTAATTTTGTTGATGCACCTATTTCAAGGCACTTTCCCATGAAGGCTGAGAAGCCAGTTAACGTCAGATACTTAGAATCCCTGCTACATTACAAGTTCAATAATCCTTCTCTGCTTGTTGAAGCGCTAACTCATGGATCTTACATGCTACCTGAGATTCCACGATGCTATCAG CGCTTGGAATTTCTTGGAGATGCAGTGCTAGATTATGTTGTTACAACACATCTCTATTTCCAATATCCAGGACTAACTCCGGGACTAATTACTGATTTGAGGTCTGCCTCGGTAAACAATGAATGTTATGCTCTATCTGCAGTTAAGGCTTGCCTGCACAAGCACATTCTTCATGACTCGCAAGATCTGCTAAGGCATATATTTAGTACTGTTGAGGATTTCAAGAAATTGGACCTTGTGTCCACATTCGGATGGGAGGTTGAAGCTACTTTCCCAAAG GTGCTTGCAGATCTTATTGAGTCCCTTGCTGGTGCGATCTTTGTTGATTCTGGTTTCAACGAAGACACTACATTTCAGAGCATACGACCTCTTTTGGAACCGTTGATTACACCTCAAACACTAAAACTCCATCCAGCAAGAGAGTTAAGTGAACTATGTGACCAGAAAGGTtatataaagaagaagaatgtcgACTTTCGTGAGAATGGTATAGTATATATTACAGTAGAGGTTGAAGCAAATGGTGCTATTCACAAGGGGACACACTCGGGACGAAACGAAAAAATTGCCACGAAGGTGGCTAGCAAAAAAGTGCTCAAGTCTCTCAAAGAATATCCATACAATGCATAG